The following coding sequences lie in one Leptospira saintgironsiae genomic window:
- a CDS encoding nitrate reductase, whose amino-acid sequence MQNPETFQTTCPYCGVGCGLKVEKSGPLEISVSGDPDHSTNRGILCSKGMNLHYSVMDRSDRLLFPMMREDRFAPLKKTSWDKALDFAAEKFKSFIKEFGPDSVGFYVSGQLLTEEYYIINKLTKGFLGTNNIDTNSRLCMSSAVTGYKMAFGEDAVPVGYDDLDLADCFLVAGANPAWCHPIVFRRIEARKKENPNIKLIVIDPRRTESCEHADIHLQIDPGTDIYLFHAIARILIEKDWIDPKFIQDHTEGFEELKTKVFEISVLKAAEICGISSELIYKTAEYISKANGFISLWAMGLNQSVVGVNKNLALINLSLLTGHIGKPGSGPFSLTGQSNAMGGREVGGLCNLLPAHRDLENPEHRKEVAKFWGVDSISETPGYSATEIFEKLASGRMKAIWIICTNPAVSLPDVRSAESGLRLAEFVVVQDISADSSVIPFADLVLPAAGWAEKKGTMTSSDRSISVLPKILEPPGEARADSWIIQDFAKRMGFGPSFHYSDEEEIFLEHCRLTEGTKIDILGLDYEEIRKHRAVRWPYPQKGHLDNIRLFGDGKFYRKNEKAKIHSVRSEDDSEKPDEDFPLVLTTGRIRDQWHTMTRTGKVKKLREHRPEPFLEIHPDDAYKYDIKDGMVVTISSKRGSVRAKALLTESIKRGVVFLPMHWGRKNGTDIFRSNNLTSSASDPFSKQPGFKISAVRITQYKKAKEKILIVGGGTAAYAFLKQYRDLAPGDDITVMCREENPFYNRVLLPDYIGGEKEFDDLMPTDPDEVKDWNLDLFPNKSVQMIYTEGKKVRDTEGTLYSYNKLVLAMGSSPVWPNKVPPEMQGVFSLRSKADADRIKGFFVPKSHALIVGGGLLGLELAAALKGVGVQVTVLVRSDRLMSQKLDAVGAEILKEEILSRGIELIFECEISKIEGTERVSKVQLTNGNFIEPDGIIFAIGTKPNFEIAVKGGLDCNSGVVVDSFLRSSDPDVYCIGEIAEHKTGTYGNISAVDDQAKIAAQHLFGYAFNEYTGSLHAHILKIPGLELATIRLPDVPMEIPQDKRGEFEEIIFLDRKKRFYKKCIIRNDRLVAAILIGDKSSFSRMKDWVSSGIELGDRRKHLLNDGEMMKPLQGKVVCSCNGVGEGNIREAIQDGERTLDAIGRRTGAGTGCGSCRLEVTTILKSMLKEA is encoded by the coding sequence ATGCAAAACCCGGAAACTTTTCAGACCACCTGTCCGTACTGCGGGGTGGGTTGTGGCCTGAAGGTGGAAAAATCCGGGCCATTGGAAATTTCCGTAAGCGGGGATCCGGATCATTCTACGAATAGAGGGATACTTTGTTCAAAGGGGATGAATTTGCATTATTCCGTCATGGACAGGTCAGACAGACTTTTGTTCCCAATGATGAGAGAAGATCGTTTCGCTCCCTTAAAAAAAACAAGCTGGGACAAGGCTCTCGATTTCGCTGCAGAAAAATTTAAAAGTTTTATTAAGGAGTTCGGTCCCGATTCCGTTGGCTTTTATGTTTCTGGGCAACTTCTAACGGAAGAATATTATATTATAAATAAGTTAACTAAGGGTTTTTTAGGAACAAATAATATAGACACAAACTCCAGGCTTTGTATGAGCTCCGCCGTTACGGGATACAAGATGGCGTTCGGAGAAGATGCTGTTCCCGTAGGTTACGACGATTTGGATCTTGCAGACTGTTTTTTAGTTGCTGGTGCAAATCCAGCCTGGTGCCATCCGATTGTATTCAGAAGGATTGAAGCTAGGAAAAAAGAAAATCCGAATATCAAGTTGATCGTGATCGATCCTCGCAGAACTGAATCCTGCGAGCATGCGGATATTCATCTGCAGATAGATCCTGGAACTGATATTTATTTATTTCATGCAATTGCAAGAATTTTAATAGAGAAGGATTGGATAGATCCAAAGTTTATTCAGGATCACACAGAAGGATTCGAAGAATTAAAAACAAAAGTTTTTGAAATTTCTGTTTTGAAAGCAGCAGAAATCTGTGGGATTTCTTCTGAACTCATATATAAAACTGCAGAGTATATCTCTAAAGCAAATGGTTTTATCAGTTTATGGGCAATGGGTTTGAATCAAAGTGTTGTTGGGGTAAATAAAAATTTAGCTCTCATCAATCTTTCTCTTCTTACTGGGCATATTGGAAAGCCTGGGTCCGGTCCATTCTCCTTAACAGGTCAATCCAATGCGATGGGGGGAAGAGAAGTTGGCGGACTTTGTAATCTTCTTCCTGCTCATAGAGATTTGGAAAATCCTGAACACAGAAAAGAAGTCGCGAAATTTTGGGGAGTCGATTCGATTTCGGAGACTCCAGGTTATAGCGCGACTGAAATTTTTGAAAAGCTTGCTTCAGGAAGAATGAAGGCTATTTGGATTATTTGTACAAATCCTGCAGTGAGTCTTCCAGATGTGAGATCGGCTGAGTCTGGACTTCGTTTGGCTGAGTTTGTAGTTGTTCAGGATATTTCTGCGGACTCAAGTGTGATCCCTTTTGCAGATCTTGTTTTACCTGCTGCAGGTTGGGCGGAGAAGAAGGGCACGATGACAAGCTCCGATCGGAGTATTTCTGTTCTTCCAAAAATTTTGGAGCCTCCTGGAGAGGCTAGGGCCGATTCTTGGATCATTCAAGATTTTGCAAAACGAATGGGATTTGGTCCTTCCTTCCATTACTCAGATGAAGAAGAAATATTTCTGGAACATTGCAGATTAACCGAAGGGACCAAGATTGATATATTAGGTTTAGATTATGAAGAAATTCGTAAACATAGAGCTGTAAGATGGCCTTATCCTCAAAAAGGACATTTGGATAATATACGATTATTCGGTGACGGTAAATTTTATAGAAAGAATGAGAAGGCAAAGATCCATTCTGTAAGATCAGAAGATGATTCGGAAAAACCGGACGAGGATTTTCCTTTGGTGCTTACCACAGGTAGGATCAGAGATCAATGGCATACTATGACTCGTACCGGTAAGGTCAAAAAATTAAGAGAACATAGGCCTGAACCTTTTTTAGAGATCCATCCGGATGATGCCTATAAATATGATATCAAAGATGGAATGGTGGTAACCATTTCGAGTAAAAGAGGATCTGTTCGCGCAAAAGCACTTCTGACTGAATCAATCAAACGAGGTGTTGTGTTCCTGCCAATGCATTGGGGAAGAAAGAATGGGACGGATATATTCAGATCTAATAATCTTACAAGTTCTGCTTCCGATCCTTTTTCAAAACAACCTGGTTTTAAAATTTCAGCTGTTCGTATCACTCAATATAAAAAAGCTAAAGAGAAAATACTCATAGTAGGTGGAGGAACTGCAGCTTATGCATTTTTAAAACAATATAGAGACCTTGCTCCCGGTGATGATATCACTGTAATGTGTAGAGAAGAAAATCCATTTTATAATCGAGTCCTTCTTCCTGATTATATTGGAGGGGAGAAGGAATTTGACGATCTGATGCCTACTGATCCAGACGAGGTCAAAGACTGGAATTTGGATCTTTTCCCAAATAAATCAGTCCAAATGATCTATACGGAAGGGAAGAAGGTCCGTGATACGGAAGGAACATTATATTCTTATAATAAACTTGTACTTGCTATGGGAAGTTCTCCCGTTTGGCCTAATAAGGTTCCTCCTGAAATGCAGGGAGTGTTTAGTTTAAGAAGTAAAGCTGATGCTGATCGTATAAAAGGGTTTTTTGTTCCTAAATCTCATGCTTTAATTGTGGGTGGAGGACTTTTAGGATTAGAACTCGCTGCCGCTTTAAAAGGTGTTGGCGTACAAGTGACTGTTCTTGTTCGATCGGATCGTTTGATGTCCCAAAAATTAGATGCGGTTGGGGCAGAAATCTTAAAAGAAGAAATTCTCTCAAGAGGAATAGAGCTAATATTCGAATGCGAAATTTCTAAAATAGAAGGAACAGAAAGAGTCTCTAAAGTCCAGCTAACAAATGGAAATTTTATAGAACCGGACGGGATCATCTTTGCAATTGGGACCAAACCGAATTTCGAGATAGCTGTAAAAGGTGGATTGGATTGTAATAGCGGAGTAGTAGTGGATTCTTTTTTAAGATCTAGTGATCCCGATGTATACTGCATCGGGGAAATTGCAGAACATAAAACTGGAACATATGGAAATATTTCTGCAGTAGATGACCAGGCTAAAATTGCAGCACAGCATTTATTTGGTTATGCGTTTAACGAATACACTGGTTCATTACATGCTCATATCTTAAAAATTCCTGGATTGGAATTGGCGACCATCCGTCTTCCTGATGTTCCGATGGAAATTCCTCAGGACAAAAGAGGGGAATTTGAAGAGATCATATTCTTAGATCGTAAAAAACGTTTTTATAAAAAATGTATTATCCGAAACGATAGATTGGTTGCTGCGATATTAATAGGAGACAAATCTTCTTTTAGTAGAATGAAAGATTGGGTTTCTTCCGGGATTGAGCTCGGAGATCGCAGGAAACATTTGCTGAATGATGGAGAGATGATGAAACCTCTCCAAGGAAAGGTTGTCTGTTCCTGCAATGGAGTAGGAGAGGGTAATATTAGAGAAGCCATCCAGGATGGTGAAAGAACCCTAGATGCTATCGGAAGAAGAACCGGAGCAGGAACAGGATGTGGAAGCTGCCGTTTGGAAGTAACTACAATCCTGAAAAGTATGCTAAAAGAAGCCTAA
- a CDS encoding NAD-dependent epimerase/dehydratase family protein, with protein sequence MKLRVIITGSTGMVGEGVLLECLEDPNVEKILLLNRKPYGISHPKVEEVLHSDFSDISLVKDKLKGYNACFFCSGVSSIGLSEEEFFKLTHTLTLHVASTLASLNPNMVFSYISGAGTDSTEKGKTMWARVKGKTENDLLKLPFEKVYNFRPGYMHPTPGAKNTLSAYKYIGWSFPILRTIFPKRVSTLKQLAVAMIHASENGYSKNTIEVQDILELSKS encoded by the coding sequence ATGAAATTAAGAGTAATTATCACAGGTTCCACTGGAATGGTGGGAGAAGGTGTTCTGCTAGAATGTTTAGAAGATCCGAATGTAGAAAAGATACTTCTTTTAAATAGAAAACCTTATGGTATTTCTCATCCAAAGGTGGAGGAAGTCCTACATTCTGATTTTTCAGATATTTCCCTGGTTAAGGATAAATTAAAAGGATATAATGCCTGCTTTTTCTGCTCAGGAGTTTCTTCCATAGGATTAAGTGAAGAAGAATTTTTTAAACTCACTCATACGTTAACTCTGCATGTGGCGAGCACTTTGGCTTCTTTAAATCCTAATATGGTTTTTTCTTATATTTCGGGCGCAGGAACAGATAGTACTGAAAAAGGAAAAACAATGTGGGCGAGGGTAAAAGGTAAAACGGAAAATGATCTATTAAAACTTCCTTTTGAGAAGGTATATAATTTCCGTCCAGGATATATGCATCCAACTCCAGGAGCGAAAAATACTTTGTCTGCTTATAAGTATATTGGTTGGAGTTTTCCGATCCTAAGAACAATTTTCCCAAAACGTGTTTCTACTTTGAAACAGCTTGCTGTTGCAATGATCCATGCTAGCGAAAATGGTTATAGTAAGAATACTATAGAAGTACAGGATATTCTGGAGTTATCCAAATCCTAA
- a CDS encoding alginate export family protein, producing MNTISKPMFNFILLLITIVISISAYSEEDPNKNTKETIQNPLPPSSDTNKTEGTDPKTKKQEPKYNSPWKGNIPVDHLRTLLVTPEQMKDTQKSDLFWLDNLKLGVSLRPRFEARENPDFNKKTDDYSSFVGQNTQLWFLFDPSPYYAIKVTMQDSRLWGGSQTPQNAGNWTYGLSTGAGTTLTPATSTNTNIRNNTDIREAYIVFKKTDKLPVSVFVGRQVFAFGDLKIVGPLNWLHTGFAFDGVRFVHDSQWFRSHVFGTILSNQYDAPYGLTTSNGRSKGSIDQAYFFGAYNTIKFGEEAHLDVYMFEVSKKWIPNTNPTDFDNRLKQRDDLLTTGFRFTNRTNNNLLPAGKIWDWTIESAWQSGMTGDRVKADWDILDQKAANGKNIYTEKVQYDTRLLSLDTGIKVNDWIRLGLGYTYASGDPNRSDSKVGTWQSLFPQIAGSFPNWNTMNGQALMAGFENIKSYSIRANLKTEYGMFIFAFYDTQKANLQDAWYKVSGVPNTGASTENYSNDKFSYDNSRLGRRLFYQYDFTWIYNYTDSVSIWMGISVVKAKEAIGNERTNPFASNPDNRYTFDDTSKFFYLMVSASL from the coding sequence ATGAATACAATCTCGAAACCAATGTTTAATTTTATACTTCTCTTAATAACTATTGTTATTAGTATTTCCGCGTATTCGGAGGAGGACCCGAATAAAAATACAAAGGAAACAATCCAAAACCCACTGCCCCCTTCTTCCGATACGAATAAGACAGAAGGCACTGATCCGAAAACTAAGAAGCAAGAGCCTAAGTATAATTCTCCATGGAAGGGAAATATTCCTGTAGATCATCTCAGAACTCTTTTAGTTACTCCGGAGCAGATGAAGGATACACAAAAGTCGGATCTATTCTGGTTGGATAATTTAAAATTAGGAGTTTCTCTCCGTCCTAGATTCGAGGCAAGAGAGAATCCTGACTTTAATAAGAAGACAGATGATTATAGTTCTTTTGTAGGACAAAACACTCAGCTCTGGTTTTTATTCGATCCTTCTCCCTATTATGCGATCAAAGTTACTATGCAAGATAGCAGACTCTGGGGAGGAAGTCAAACTCCACAGAATGCTGGCAACTGGACATACGGGCTTAGCACGGGTGCTGGGACCACTTTGACTCCGGCTACTTCTACCAATACTAATATAAGAAACAATACTGATATTAGGGAAGCCTATATCGTATTCAAAAAAACTGATAAACTTCCTGTTTCCGTTTTTGTAGGTAGACAAGTATTTGCTTTCGGGGATCTGAAAATTGTAGGTCCATTAAATTGGCTTCATACAGGTTTTGCATTCGATGGAGTTAGATTCGTTCACGATTCACAATGGTTTAGGTCTCATGTATTTGGAACAATCTTATCCAACCAATATGATGCTCCTTATGGTTTGACTACGAGTAATGGAAGATCTAAGGGTTCTATAGACCAGGCTTACTTTTTCGGTGCTTATAATACGATCAAGTTTGGAGAAGAAGCTCACTTAGATGTATATATGTTCGAAGTTTCTAAAAAATGGATCCCCAATACAAATCCTACAGATTTCGATAATCGTCTGAAACAAAGAGACGATCTATTGACCACTGGTTTTAGATTCACCAACAGAACGAACAATAACCTTCTACCTGCCGGAAAGATCTGGGATTGGACGATTGAATCTGCATGGCAGTCAGGAATGACTGGGGACAGAGTAAAAGCGGATTGGGATATCTTAGACCAAAAAGCAGCTAACGGTAAAAATATTTATACGGAGAAGGTTCAGTATGATACAAGACTTCTCTCCTTGGATACTGGGATCAAAGTAAATGATTGGATCCGATTAGGTTTAGGTTATACATATGCATCAGGAGATCCGAATAGATCCGATTCTAAGGTAGGGACTTGGCAGAGTTTATTTCCGCAGATTGCCGGCTCTTTTCCAAACTGGAATACAATGAATGGCCAGGCTCTAATGGCAGGATTTGAGAATATAAAGTCTTATTCTATCAGAGCAAATCTCAAAACAGAATATGGAATGTTTATATTCGCGTTTTACGATACTCAGAAAGCAAATTTACAAGATGCTTGGTATAAGGTTTCAGGAGTCCCGAATACTGGAGCAAGCACCGAAAATTATTCGAATGATAAGTTCTCTTATGACAATTCTAGATTAGGCAGAAGATTATTCTATCAGTACGATTTTACTTGGATCTATAATTACACTGATTCAGTTTCTATCTGGATGGGAATTTCCGTCGTGAAAGCTAAAGAAGCAATCGGGAATGAAAGAACAAATCCATTTGCTTCTAATCCTGATAATAGATACACGTTCGACGATACTTCTAAGTTCTTTTATCTCATGGTCTCCGCCTCCCTATAA
- a CDS encoding SpoIIE family protein phosphatase: MTKLKFLIPSNLHRFVSQKLLIFCLVFLLGNCERASWIAEDSILSLNGEWEFVSDNNTNPNFKKGTKITVPFDFSSDDVYQNYDGCISIRHALPEKARAWMNQQTSVAIDSGHSSDFAEFYLNETSKLGLIGKTGRRDPYLSGQDGRIVSVLPAAVFRPGGENYIYAKICTIPGKPFHWSGPKVSLGLSESIFKKFGLELSVAFLLAAVYISVGLYHLLLAIRRPSDIFNLYFGFFAIFFSIFHLTNNSTAEILFGSHRQLQSKVDQFSLMMFIGSLLLFIARFFQGKHPKFAVYSAALYGFVGLLDIFVNQYIRDLLLTIIAGLTVVFVLPYISFITGRSAWKGNSDARLLLGGVALIALGGLHDYAVTNRLINSALIMPFTFLAFILGIAFILANRFVRVHNEVEELNASLEEKVRQRTNDLQKSLTEIKELKHQQDGDYFLTSQLMQPLAGNYGHSDIVRAEILCRQKKRFQFRNWQGELGGDLCAVYSLKLKGRPVLVFFNGDAMGKSMQGAGGALIMGTIFKTIVTRTQNTVEMQELFPEHWLKRCYHELKSVFVSFDGRMLISMVVGIVDEESGLMYFVNAEHPQVVMYRDGRADFLSENGMLRKVGVEDPEEVFVVQTLQLKPNDVILIGSDGRDDVQLGINEDGNHIINEDERAFLRDVEEAKAELLQIESLIQSRGDIIDDLSLVRISYKEEMTSVADILDDPFQNQQVPDAISEKSNRRKALRNAIEEKDYIYVGSEGQKYLEKYPDDSSVYLWVSYALARLGNYEKAIDFGEVLLMRDPTHSKNLEHLSKLHYKNGNKVRAEALLAASKFKLD; encoded by the coding sequence ATGACCAAACTGAAATTTCTCATTCCATCTAATTTACACAGATTTGTCTCACAAAAACTTCTTATATTCTGCCTAGTTTTTCTCCTTGGTAATTGTGAGAGAGCCTCTTGGATCGCGGAAGATTCTATTCTATCCTTGAATGGAGAATGGGAATTTGTCTCCGACAATAATACAAATCCTAATTTCAAAAAAGGAACTAAGATCACTGTCCCATTTGATTTTAGTTCGGATGATGTTTATCAAAATTATGATGGATGTATTTCAATACGTCATGCGCTACCGGAGAAGGCCCGCGCTTGGATGAATCAGCAGACTTCGGTTGCAATCGACTCTGGCCATAGTTCAGACTTTGCAGAATTTTATCTAAACGAAACTTCCAAATTAGGTCTTATCGGAAAAACAGGAAGAAGAGATCCTTATCTTTCCGGACAGGATGGAAGGATCGTATCCGTATTACCTGCTGCAGTATTTCGCCCTGGCGGAGAAAATTATATATATGCAAAGATCTGCACAATCCCGGGAAAACCTTTCCATTGGAGTGGACCTAAAGTTTCATTAGGACTTTCAGAATCCATTTTTAAAAAATTTGGATTAGAACTGAGCGTTGCGTTCTTACTTGCGGCAGTTTATATCAGTGTCGGACTTTATCACCTTCTTTTAGCGATCAGAAGACCGAGTGATATATTCAATTTATATTTTGGATTCTTCGCTATATTTTTCTCTATATTCCATCTTACTAATAATTCCACTGCTGAGATACTTTTCGGGTCGCATAGGCAATTACAGTCCAAGGTGGATCAGTTCTCCTTGATGATGTTTATAGGAAGCCTTCTCTTGTTTATTGCAAGATTCTTCCAAGGAAAACATCCTAAATTTGCAGTATATTCTGCGGCGCTCTACGGATTTGTAGGTCTTTTAGATATATTCGTAAATCAGTATATTAGAGATCTATTACTCACGATTATTGCAGGACTCACAGTAGTTTTTGTTCTTCCATATATTTCATTCATTACGGGAAGATCCGCCTGGAAAGGGAATTCTGACGCAAGATTACTCTTAGGCGGAGTTGCATTGATTGCGCTCGGCGGATTACATGACTATGCGGTGACAAATAGGCTAATCAATTCCGCACTTATCATGCCATTCACATTCTTAGCATTTATATTGGGAATAGCGTTCATATTAGCAAATCGTTTCGTTCGTGTTCACAATGAGGTAGAAGAGTTAAATGCCAGTCTCGAGGAGAAGGTCCGCCAAAGGACAAATGACCTTCAAAAAAGTCTGACCGAGATCAAAGAACTCAAACACCAACAGGACGGGGATTATTTCTTAACTTCCCAATTAATGCAACCATTAGCCGGAAACTATGGGCATAGCGATATAGTGAGGGCCGAAATACTTTGCCGTCAGAAAAAAAGATTCCAATTCAGAAATTGGCAAGGTGAATTGGGCGGAGACTTATGCGCAGTATATTCCCTAAAATTAAAAGGACGACCTGTATTAGTTTTCTTTAATGGGGATGCAATGGGTAAATCTATGCAGGGGGCCGGTGGAGCTCTCATCATGGGAACCATTTTTAAAACCATAGTCACAAGAACCCAGAATACTGTAGAGATGCAGGAACTTTTCCCGGAACATTGGCTCAAAAGATGTTACCATGAACTGAAAAGTGTATTCGTTTCCTTTGATGGAAGAATGTTGATCTCCATGGTAGTTGGAATCGTAGACGAAGAATCAGGATTAATGTATTTCGTAAACGCAGAACATCCCCAAGTAGTGATGTATAGAGACGGGAGAGCTGACTTCTTATCCGAGAATGGAATGTTAAGAAAAGTAGGAGTAGAAGATCCAGAAGAGGTATTCGTAGTCCAAACACTCCAGCTCAAACCAAATGACGTAATCTTAATTGGCTCAGACGGAAGAGACGATGTTCAACTTGGGATCAACGAAGACGGAAATCATATCATCAATGAAGACGAAAGAGCGTTCTTAAGAGATGTAGAAGAGGCGAAAGCTGAACTTCTACAAATAGAATCCCTGATCCAATCCAGGGGAGATATCATAGACGATTTGAGTCTTGTAAGAATTTCTTATAAGGAAGAGATGACATCCGTTGCGGATATTTTGGACGATCCTTTTCAAAACCAACAAGTTCCGGATGCAATCTCTGAAAAATCAAATCGTAGAAAAGCTCTCAGAAACGCAATAGAAGAGAAAGATTATATCTACGTTGGTTCAGAAGGACAAAAGTATTTGGAAAAATATCCGGATGATAGCTCTGTCTATCTCTGGGTTTCTTATGCGCTTGCAAGACTTGGAAATTACGAAAAGGCGATTGATTTCGGAGAAGTTCTCCTTATGAGAGATCCGACCCATTCCAAAAACCTGGAACATTTAAGTAAATTACATTATAAAAATGGAAACAAGGTCCGAGCAGAGGCTTTATTAGCGGCCTCTAAATTTAAATTAGACTAA
- a CDS encoding MBL fold metallo-hydrolase yields the protein MKKVHSSRKWLFPVLVLVLGASFFYTCQALGKKAEGERLIRMQSSPQWKEGQFVNPQPLINDFWMALGSMFRQSADVSPKDPVPVVYVEKSRFSKLPESGLRVTWFGHSSTLIELDGVRILTDPVWSDRTSPSSWIGPKRWYPPLISLEDLPEIDLVLISHDHYDHMDLGTISKLKDRNILFVVPLGLGANLSYWGVPTEKIIEMDWWETKKIKNLEIVSTPARHASGRYLLDNDEKLWSSYALLGPKHRIYFSGDTGLFPKMKEIGEKYGPFDLTMIETGQYNQAWPDWHIGPEQAVIAHTQLKGKVLLPIHWGLFALASHGWTEPIERVLEKSKELGVTVITPKPGESAEPGLQKDYIVWWPKLPFNSAKEDPILSSQLEENTASAR from the coding sequence ATGAAGAAGGTTCACAGTTCTCGAAAATGGCTCTTCCCAGTCCTGGTCTTAGTTTTGGGAGCGTCGTTTTTTTATACCTGCCAAGCTCTGGGTAAAAAGGCAGAAGGAGAAAGGCTGATCAGAATGCAGAGTTCTCCACAATGGAAAGAAGGACAATTTGTAAATCCTCAACCTTTGATTAACGATTTCTGGATGGCATTAGGTAGTATGTTCCGACAAAGCGCGGATGTAAGCCCTAAGGATCCCGTTCCTGTTGTTTATGTGGAAAAATCAAGATTTTCTAAATTACCAGAGTCTGGTTTAAGGGTTACTTGGTTTGGACATTCTTCTACTTTGATAGAATTAGATGGAGTTAGGATTTTGACTGATCCTGTTTGGTCTGATAGAACTTCTCCTTCTTCCTGGATCGGTCCTAAAAGATGGTATCCACCTTTGATTTCTTTGGAAGATCTTCCTGAAATCGATTTAGTATTAATTTCTCATGATCATTATGATCATATGGATTTGGGAACCATTTCTAAATTGAAAGATAGAAACATATTATTTGTAGTTCCACTTGGACTCGGAGCAAATCTTTCTTATTGGGGAGTTCCTACTGAAAAAATTATAGAGATGGATTGGTGGGAAACTAAGAAGATCAAAAATTTGGAAATAGTAAGCACTCCTGCAAGACATGCATCCGGTAGATATCTTTTGGATAATGATGAAAAACTTTGGTCCAGTTATGCTCTACTTGGACCTAAACATAGAATTTATTTTTCAGGAGATACAGGTTTATTCCCTAAGATGAAAGAGATAGGAGAAAAATACGGACCTTTTGATCTAACTATGATAGAAACAGGTCAGTATAACCAAGCTTGGCCAGACTGGCATATTGGGCCGGAACAAGCGGTGATTGCTCATACACAACTCAAAGGTAAGGTTCTTCTTCCTATTCATTGGGGATTATTTGCTCTTGCTTCCCATGGATGGACAGAACCAATCGAAAGAGTTTTAGAAAAATCTAAAGAACTCGGGGTAACTGTGATCACTCCTAAACCAGGAGAAAGTGCAGAACCGGGTTTACAAAAAGATTATATTGTTTGGTGGCCTAAACTTCCTTTTAATTCCGCCAAAGAAGATCCAATTCTTTCCAGCCAACTGGAAGAAAATACAGCGAGTGCGAGGTAG
- a CDS encoding TetR/AcrR family transcriptional regulator, protein MTRKANLVDEERKKEILDAALYCFLQFGYSKTSMDDIAKQANLSRPLLYLKFKSKEDLYEGIFDYTLEGSYEEAEKVLSQNISPKQKLLRVCELILIEPWAKIEGKPKTSEFYETCSKLSPKSTQKYERQIIKFTEQILGDKESAKVFFLALEGLSADLPKTKVLRKRVELLTERFTR, encoded by the coding sequence ATGACTCGAAAGGCAAACCTAGTGGACGAGGAGAGAAAAAAGGAAATTTTAGATGCCGCCTTATATTGTTTTCTTCAATTCGGGTATTCCAAAACCTCTATGGATGATATCGCTAAGCAGGCGAATTTATCTCGGCCTCTTCTATATTTAAAATTTAAAAGTAAAGAGGATCTTTACGAAGGGATTTTCGATTATACTTTAGAGGGAAGTTACGAAGAAGCGGAGAAGGTTTTAAGCCAGAATATTTCTCCCAAACAAAAACTTCTGCGGGTTTGTGAACTGATACTAATAGAACCTTGGGCAAAAATAGAAGGAAAGCCTAAGACCTCAGAGTTTTATGAAACCTGTTCTAAATTATCTCCAAAGAGTACTCAAAAATATGAGCGCCAAATTATCAAATTCACAGAACAGATATTAGGAGACAAAGAAAGCGCTAAAGTGTTCTTCCTGGCTTTAGAAGGACTTTCTGCGGACCTTCCAAAAACGAAAGTTTTACGCAAAAGAGTCGAATTACTCACCGAAAGATTTACACGTTAA